A region from the Enterobacteriaceae endosymbiont of Donacia clavipes genome encodes:
- the acpS gene encoding holo-ACP synthase yields MSIIGIGIDVVEISRIKKTFKYFGKRFVYRILTQYELSIYKKNKNKKIKILSKYFSVKEAAVKALNTGFTNGIFFNQIELLHYKNGKPKLKFYKQALKILKNITNSYYIHVSLSDEINYTCAIVIIEKL; encoded by the coding sequence ATGAGTATAATTGGTATTGGTATAGATGTAGTAGAAATTAGTAGAATTAAAAAAACATTTAAATATTTTGGAAAACGTTTTGTATATAGAATATTAACTCAATATGAATTATCTATTTATAAAAAAAATAAAAATAAAAAAATTAAAATTTTATCAAAATATTTTTCTGTTAAAGAAGCAGCAGTAAAAGCTCTTAATACTGGTTTTACTAATGGAATATTTTTTAATCAAATAGAACTTTTACATTATAAAAATGGCAAACCAAAATTAAAATTTTATAAGCAAGCTCTAAAAATTTTAAAAAATATAACTAATAGTTATTATATTCACGTTTCTTTATCAGATGAAATTAATTATACTTGTGCAATAGTTATAATTGAAAAATTATAA
- the apaG gene encoding Co2+/Mg2+ efflux protein ApaG, producing MKSLLSQVYIKSHSIYIKSQSIPTVNRYVFAYTITIHNLGKKILQLISRYWTITNGNGQKTQIYGEGVIGKKPYIRPGNDFHYTSGAILETPIGIMQGHYIMIDEKNNVYHVDIPIFRLAIKTYIH from the coding sequence ATGAAATCGTTATTATCTCAAGTTTATATAAAATCACATAGTATTTATATAAAATCTCAATCAATACCTACAGTTAATCGTTATGTTTTTGCATATACAATCACAATACATAATTTAGGTAAAAAAATATTACAATTAATTAGTCGTTATTGGACCATTACTAATGGTAATGGTCAAAAAACTCAAATATATGGAGAAGGAGTAATAGGTAAAAAACCATATATTAGACCAGGAAATGATTTTCATTATACTAGTGGAGCAATTTTAGAAACTCCAATTGGAATAATGCAGGGACATTATATTATGATAGATGAAAAAAATAATGTTTATCATGTAGATATTCCAATTTTTCGTTTAGCAATTAAAACTTACATTCATTAA
- a CDS encoding methyltransferase produces the protein MYILLPISQYLLRLFKNKFINHRVIFAGNIQDTMPIYLNTLISFINTHKYDYYIWLKKMINNNIYYGIMKGNKYKKYSFNVLIFFWLKNKKESIFILKNIISFLTFKSDIYIIGANNSGIKNIKNIKELKIIYFEKIINARKHIVFHATLKKEIFFNIKDYWKYYYYKNFKIYNLPGIFGNNKFDDGSKFLISTIINYLNIKGEILDLGCGSGIISTILSNNMKKNKKKFILYSTDIDIKAIISTKKTLNVNLLENNNVFPSDVYSKINKKFDFIISNPPIHNDLNYSLKFIYQMISKFKEKTKRNGKLLFVINNFISCSKIFKKFLIKFNILSKNKNFSVYSIKNK, from the coding sequence ATGTATATATTATTACCAATAAGTCAATATTTATTACGTTTGTTTAAAAATAAATTTATTAATCATAGAGTAATTTTTGCTGGAAATATACAAGATACAATGCCAATTTATTTAAATACTTTAATAAGTTTTATAAATACTCATAAATATGATTATTATATATGGTTAAAAAAAATGATAAATAATAATATTTATTATGGCATAATGAAAGGAAATAAATATAAAAAATATAGTTTTAATGTTCTTATATTTTTTTGGTTAAAAAATAAAAAAGAATCTATTTTTATATTAAAAAATATAATATCATTTTTAACTTTTAAAAGTGATATCTATATTATAGGGGCTAATAATAGTGGTATAAAAAATATTAAAAATATAAAAGAATTAAAAATTATTTATTTTGAAAAAATTATTAATGCAAGAAAACATATTGTATTTCACGCAACTCTTAAAAAAGAAATATTTTTTAATATAAAAGATTATTGGAAATATTATTATTATAAAAATTTTAAAATATATAATTTACCCGGTATTTTTGGAAATAATAAATTTGATGATGGTAGTAAATTTTTAATTTCTACTATTATTAATTATTTAAATATTAAAGGAGAAATATTAGATTTAGGATGTGGTTCTGGTATTATTTCTACTATATTAAGTAATAATATGAAAAAAAATAAAAAAAAATTTATATTATATTCAACTGATATTGATATAAAAGCAATTATTTCAACAAAAAAAACATTAAATGTAAATTTATTAGAAAATAATAATGTATTTCCAAGTGATGTTTATTCTAAAATTAATAAAAAATTTGATTTTATTATATCAAATCCTCCTATTCATAATGATTTAAATTATTCATTAAAATTTATTTATCAAATGATAAGTAAATTTAAAGAAAAAACAAAACGTAATGGAAAATTATTATTTGTAATAAATAATTTTATATCATGTTCTAAAATTTTTAAAAAATTTTTAATTAAATTTAATATTTTATCTAAAAATAAAAATTTTTCTGTTTATAGTATAAAAAATAAATAA
- the lepB gene encoding signal peptidase I → MKKKDWIKQIKFLIFIILFIFIIRLFIYEPFYILSDSMMPTLLSGDFILVNKFIYGIKNPLNNKYIIKNKFPKRGDIVVFKFPKNVKKKYIKRIIGLPGDFIFYDQKNKQIILYSKRNIKKYIIKYNNLQKSNFFHIFIKNKKKIYNFKKNLIKHHYFGKLRFFQYTENINKLPHKILFLPEIKNEFLKIYKQKNFPKYTWLVPDKCYFVMGDNRDKSYDSRYWGFVNKKYLLGKAIFIWFSIGKNTNTQFIKIRFNRIHKIN, encoded by the coding sequence ATGAAAAAAAAAGATTGGATAAAACAAATAAAATTTTTAATTTTTATAATATTATTTATTTTTATAATACGTTTATTTATATATGAACCTTTTTATATACTTTCTGATTCTATGATGCCAACTTTATTATCAGGTGATTTTATTTTAGTAAATAAATTTATTTATGGTATTAAAAATCCTTTAAATAATAAATATATTATTAAAAATAAATTTCCAAAAAGAGGAGATATTGTTGTTTTTAAATTTCCTAAAAATGTTAAAAAAAAATATATTAAAAGAATTATTGGACTACCAGGTGATTTTATTTTTTATGATCAAAAAAATAAACAAATTATATTATATTCTAAAAGAAATATAAAAAAATATATTATTAAATATAATAATCTTCAAAAAAGTAATTTTTTTCATATTTTTATTAAAAATAAAAAAAAAATTTATAATTTTAAAAAAAATTTAATAAAACATCATTATTTTGGTAAATTAAGATTTTTTCAATATACAGAAAATATAAATAAATTACCACATAAAATTTTATTTTTACCAGAAATAAAAAATGAATTTTTAAAAATTTATAAACAAAAAAATTTTCCAAAATATACTTGGTTAGTTCCTGATAAATGTTATTTTGTGATGGGAGATAATCGTGATAAAAGTTATGATAGTAGATATTGGGGTTTTGTTAATAAAAAATATTTATTAGGAAAAGCAATTTTTATTTGGTTTAGTATTGGAAAAAATACAAATACACAATTTATTAAAATTAGATTTAATCGAATACATAAAATTAATTAG
- the era gene encoding GTPase Era, protein MKITFSYYGKILILGRSNVGKSTLINTLIGKKISIISHKINTTNFNIVGIYNNNSYQIEYIDTPGNIFFNKINFNLLINNKFNFILFVLDRNKWNHIEKKILEILNKINIPIILIINKVDKIKNKNILLPYINSIKKKIKFIFLFIISAKYKLYTDVINNFICKNLPKKKHRYPKNYITNQTKEIIIKEIIRENIIKYIHKELPYLINIKINNILKEKIKKNEIKILFLVKNLNQKKIIIGKKAKKLKLIKYQSEQNIENFFKKKINLKIWVQIK, encoded by the coding sequence GTGAAAATAACATTTTCGTATTATGGTAAAATTTTAATTTTAGGAAGATCTAATGTAGGAAAATCTACCTTAATAAATACATTAATAGGTAAAAAAATTTCTATTATTTCTCATAAAATTAATACTACTAATTTTAATATAGTAGGAATATATAATAATAATTCTTATCAAATAGAATATATTGATACTCCAGGTAATATATTTTTTAATAAAATAAATTTTAATTTATTAATAAATAATAAATTTAATTTTATTTTATTTGTTTTAGATAGAAATAAATGGAATCATATAGAAAAAAAAATTTTGGAAATTTTAAATAAAATTAATATTCCAATAATATTAATTATTAATAAAGTTGATAAAATTAAAAATAAAAATATTTTATTACCATATATTAATTCTATTAAAAAAAAAATAAAATTTATTTTTTTATTTATAATTTCAGCTAAATATAAATTATATACTGATGTTATTAATAATTTTATTTGTAAAAATTTACCTAAAAAAAAACATCGTTATCCTAAAAATTATATTACAAATCAAACAAAAGAAATTATTATTAAAGAAATTATAAGAGAAAATATTATAAAATACATTCATAAAGAATTACCTTACTTAATAAATATTAAAATAAATAATATTCTCAAAGAAAAAATAAAAAAAAATGAAATAAAAATATTATTTTTAGTAAAAAATTTAAATCAAAAAAAAATAATAATAGGTAAAAAAGCAAAAAAATTAAAATTAATTAAATATCAATCTGAACAAAATATAGAAAATTTTTTTAAAAAAAAAATAAATTTAAAAATATGGGTACAAATTAAATAA
- the djlA gene encoding co-chaperone DjlA, whose product MFFWLKLLLFLISFIVNCKIIYHLINIIIIILISYLINKIYKFYFKNNYDIYNIKKIFLQINFEVMGYISKSKGFVSNNDIIITTKLIKKMKLNNKDIIFVRKSFISGKKKDYPLIYKLNQLDYVIYKDTYLINKFLEIQLELSFINKYLNPKTRQILFIIFQELKISLYQIMTIINKLKCKNKYINEKDLFFHKNYYQFQEQTTNNNFNYNNYQNTNNDKSDLDQAYKLLGIKYNDDLLTIKRAYHKLISKYHPDKLISKGHTLKQLEIAKIKTQNIHKAYNIIKKHII is encoded by the coding sequence ATGTTTTTTTGGTTAAAATTATTATTATTTTTAATAAGTTTTATAGTTAATTGTAAGATTATTTATCATTTAATAAATATAATAATAATTATATTAATTAGCTACTTAATTAATAAAATATATAAATTTTATTTTAAAAATAATTATGATATTTATAATATAAAAAAAATATTTCTCCAAATTAATTTTGAAGTAATGGGATATATAAGTAAATCAAAAGGTTTTGTTAGTAATAATGATATAATTATTACAACAAAACTAATAAAAAAAATGAAATTAAATAATAAAGATATTATTTTTGTTCGTAAATCATTTATAAGTGGTAAAAAAAAAGATTATCCTTTAATTTATAAATTAAATCAATTAGATTATGTAATTTATAAAGATACTTATTTAATAAATAAATTTTTAGAAATACAACTTGAATTATCTTTTATTAATAAATATTTAAACCCAAAAACTAGACAAATATTATTTATCATATTTCAAGAATTAAAAATATCTTTATACCAAATTATGACAATAATTAATAAATTAAAATGTAAAAATAAATATATTAATGAAAAAGATTTATTTTTTCATAAAAATTATTATCAATTTCAAGAACAAACAACAAACAATAATTTTAATTATAATAATTATCAAAATACAAATAATGATAAATCTGATTTAGATCAAGCATATAAATTATTAGGAATTAAATATAATGATGATCTTTTAACTATTAAAAGAGCATATCATAAATTAATCAGTAAATATCATCCAGATAAATTAATTTCTAAAGGTCATACATTAAAACAATTAGAAATAGCAAAGATTAAAACTCAAAATATACATAAAGCATATAATATAATAAAAAAACATATTATATAA
- the apaH gene encoding bis(5'-nucleosyl)-tetraphosphatase (symmetrical) ApaH translates to MTTYLIGDIHGYYNEFISLLKKIHFNCKKDQLWVTGDLIARGPDSIKVLCYLYSIKDSVKLVLGNHDLYLISLVLDYNINNNYNKINDSQILQLLKNEKIIFIVNYWLKYQPLIQYDKNKKILMSHAGITPQWNNIKEILSFAYEAKNIISGKNNKIFLDYINNENYQVNDWEKNTLIGFKRFNFIVNSLTKMRYCYPNGTLEMFTKKAPNDILSKTLKPWFWIPNILYKKYTIFFGHWSDLQGGKYTPKKIIGLDTGCCWGKKLTIYSWEKKQFFSKICKI, encoded by the coding sequence ATGACTACTTATCTTATTGGTGATATTCACGGATACTATAATGAATTTATTTCCTTGTTAAAAAAAATTCATTTTAATTGTAAAAAAGATCAATTATGGGTTACAGGAGATCTTATTGCAAGAGGTCCAGATTCTATAAAAGTATTATGTTATTTATATTCTATTAAAGATTCTGTAAAATTAGTTTTAGGAAATCATGACTTATATTTAATATCATTAGTCTTAGACTATAATATTAATAATAATTATAATAAAATTAATGATTCACAAATTTTACAATTATTAAAAAATGAAAAAATTATATTTATTGTAAATTATTGGTTAAAATATCAACCATTAATACAATATGATAAAAATAAGAAAATTTTAATGTCTCATGCTGGTATCACACCACAATGGAATAATATAAAAGAAATATTATCTTTTGCTTATGAAGCAAAGAATATTATTTCTGGAAAAAATAATAAAATATTTCTTGATTATATAAATAATGAAAATTATCAGGTTAATGATTGGGAAAAAAATACACTAATAGGATTTAAACGTTTTAATTTTATTGTAAATTCGTTAACAAAAATGAGATATTGTTATCCAAATGGTACATTAGAAATGTTTACTAAAAAAGCTCCTAATGATATTTTATCTAAGACATTAAAACCTTGGTTTTGGATACCTAATATTTTATATAAAAAATATACAATATTTTTTGGACATTGGTCTGATTTACAAGGAGGAAAATACACACCTAAAAAAATTATAGGATTAGATACTGGATGTTGTTGGGGTAAAAAATTAACAATTTATTCATGGGAAAAAAAACAATTTTTTAGTAAAATTTGTAAAATTTAA
- the rnc gene encoding ribonuclease III, with the protein MNFIMISQLQQKLGYIFNHQDLLYQALTHRSASSKHNERLEFLGDSILSYIIAKALYNKFPNVNEGNMSRMRATLVRGNTLASIAREFKLGEYLFLGPGEFKNGGYNRESILADTMEALIGSICLDSNIKIVEKIILIWYQLRLEKILPGNNQKDPKTRLQEYLQQSHLPLPHYFVLQINGEIHNQKFIIQCKISGISTIITGKGSSRRKAEQSAAEQALKKLGI; encoded by the coding sequence ATGAATTTTATTATGATTAGTCAATTACAACAAAAATTAGGTTATATTTTTAATCATCAAGATTTATTATATCAAGCTTTAACACATAGAAGTGCAAGTAGTAAACATAACGAAAGATTAGAATTTTTAGGAGATTCTATTTTAAGTTATATAATTGCTAAAGCCTTATATAATAAATTTCCTAATGTAAATGAAGGTAATATGAGTCGTATGCGTGCTACTTTAGTTAGAGGAAATACTTTAGCTAGTATCGCAAGAGAATTTAAATTAGGTGAATATTTATTTTTAGGTCCTGGAGAATTTAAAAATGGAGGATATAATAGAGAATCTATTCTTGCAGATACTATGGAAGCTTTAATAGGTAGTATTTGCTTAGATAGTAATATAAAAATAGTAGAAAAAATAATATTAATTTGGTATCAACTAAGGTTAGAAAAAATATTACCAGGTAATAATCAAAAAGATCCTAAAACTAGATTACAAGAATATTTACAACAATCACATCTTCCATTACCTCATTATTTTGTTTTACAAATTAATGGAGAAATACATAATCAAAAATTTATAATACAATGTAAAATTAGTGGAATATCCACAATTATTACAGGAAAAGGTTCAAGTCGTCGTAAAGCAGAACAATCGGCTGCAGAGCAAGCCTTAAAAAAATTAGGCATTTAA
- the rsmA gene encoding 16S rRNA (adenine(1518)-N(6)/adenine(1519)-N(6))-dimethyltransferase RsmA: MKIFLKKNYGQHILINKNIIKNIIFLINPKYHHNMVEIGPGLGSLTIPMTSYNKNFSVIEIDKNLINILKKNKILINTNVNFILNNVLNFNFLNLIKKFKKRIRIFGSLPYNISTTIIFYLFKYLNNIKDINFIMQKEVVDCLIAQPGEKNYGRLSIITQLFFKIKSLIKIEPSSFFPKPKIISNMIYMRPYNNNPYNLNNIFFLKKIIKQTFSMRRKILRNSLINLFSIEELNFLGIDYKIRAEDVSISEYCQLAHWLELKNKRL, encoded by the coding sequence ATGAAAATCTTTCTTAAAAAAAATTATGGACAACATATATTAATTAATAAAAATATTATTAAAAATATTATTTTTTTAATAAATCCAAAATACCACCATAATATGGTTGAAATAGGACCAGGATTAGGTTCATTGACCATACCTATGACTAGTTATAATAAAAATTTTTCAGTTATTGAAATTGATAAAAATTTAATTAATATTTTAAAAAAAAATAAAATTTTAATAAATACAAATGTAAATTTTATATTAAATAATGTTTTAAATTTTAATTTTTTAAATTTAATAAAAAAATTTAAAAAAAGGATACGTATATTTGGAAGTTTACCGTATAATATTTCTACTACAATAATATTTTATTTATTTAAATATTTAAATAATATTAAAGATATTAATTTTATTATGCAAAAAGAAGTAGTAGATTGTTTAATTGCTCAACCAGGAGAAAAAAATTATGGTCGTTTAAGTATAATTACACAATTATTTTTTAAAATAAAATCTTTAATAAAGATTGAACCAAGTTCTTTTTTTCCAAAACCTAAAATAATTTCTAATATGATATATATGAGACCATACAATAATAATCCTTATAATCTAAATAACATTTTTTTTTTAAAAAAAATTATTAAACAAACTTTTAGTATGAGAAGAAAAATATTACGTAATAGTTTAATAAATTTATTTTCTATAGAAGAATTAAATTTTTTAGGTATCGATTATAAAATTCGTGCTGAAGATGTTTCAATATCAGAATATTGTCAGTTAGCTCATTGGTTAGAATTAAAAAATAAAAGGTTATAA
- a CDS encoding peptidylprolyl isomerase, producing the protein MIIKKIIFIITITYCIFNTSRCISTSIENIDGIGFIINNEIVSKKNIYDILNIFNYIHNNENELLNSILDISNIEDLIKNNIFLQIIKNNNFYISRNNLNNFILNMYQQNNINENLLKKRFVKNHISYKIYLSFMRKSLLIYMFKNILIKNTINIFDEEINSLSNQLYLKSKFHKKYNITLFYLTVNKSKSLLKNDFNYKLSLISKLLNILKNNKLNNHIKNIESNLFISNSKIKKITLKGMEDELPLILINYLDKSKKGNIIGPIYLYSKIFILKINNIVSINNIDNKKVLLRFIYIDKYNFNKKNIKKKINYIYFNLLKKKITFKKAMKLILENKKIIKFKENIIWVPLNSFYINFQKILGKLKINQFSLPIKISNGYYIIQLLNEENNQKTKNFFKKEAYNIILKQNLEKESDFFIYEYAKTIYIKNLMK; encoded by the coding sequence ATGATAATTAAAAAAATAATATTTATTATAACAATAACATATTGTATATTTAATACATCTAGATGTATATCTACATCAATAGAAAATATTGATGGTATTGGATTTATTATAAATAATGAAATAGTTTCTAAAAAAAATATTTATGATATTTTAAATATATTTAATTATATTCATAATAATGAAAATGAATTATTAAATTCCATATTAGATATCAGTAATATTGAAGATTTAATAAAAAATAATATTTTTTTACAAATTATAAAAAATAACAATTTTTATATTTCTAGAAATAACTTAAATAATTTTATTTTAAATATGTATCAACAAAATAATATTAATGAAAATCTTTTAAAAAAAAGATTTGTAAAAAATCATATTAGTTATAAAATATATTTGAGTTTTATGAGAAAAAGTCTCTTAATTTATATGTTTAAAAATATTTTAATAAAAAATACAATAAATATTTTTGATGAAGAAATTAACTCTTTAAGTAATCAATTATATTTAAAATCTAAATTTCATAAAAAATATAACATCACTTTATTTTATTTAACAGTTAATAAATCAAAATCATTATTAAAAAATGATTTTAATTATAAATTAAGCTTAATATCTAAATTATTAAATATATTAAAAAATAATAAATTAAATAATCATATCAAAAATATTGAAAGTAATTTATTTATTTCTAATTCAAAAATAAAAAAAATAACTCTAAAAGGTATGGAAGATGAATTACCATTAATTTTAATTAATTATTTAGATAAATCAAAAAAAGGAAATATAATAGGTCCAATATATTTATATTCTAAAATTTTTATTTTAAAAATAAATAATATTGTATCAATTAATAATATTGATAATAAAAAAGTATTATTACGTTTTATATATATAGATAAATATAATTTTAATAAAAAAAACATCAAAAAAAAAATAAATTATATCTATTTTAATCTTTTAAAAAAAAAAATTACTTTTAAAAAAGCAATGAAATTAATTTTAGAAAATAAAAAAATAATTAAATTTAAAGAAAATATTATTTGGGTGCCATTAAATTCCTTTTACATAAATTTTCAAAAAATTTTAGGAAAATTAAAAATAAATCAATTTAGTTTACCTATTAAAATCTCTAATGGATATTATATAATTCAATTATTAAATGAAGAAAATAATCAAAAAACAAAAAATTTTTTTAAAAAAGAAGCTTATAATATTATTTTAAAACAAAATCTTGAAAAAGAATCTGATTTTTTTATTTATGAATATGCTAAAACAATATATATTAAAAACTTAATGAAATAA
- the lepA gene encoding translation elongation factor 4 → MKNIRNFSIIAHIDHGKSTLADRLIEICGGLSKREMTSQVLDSMILEKERGITIKAQSVSLSYKTKNNNLYKLNFIDTPGHVDFSYEVSRSLSACEGALLLVDATQGIEAQTLSNCNTAFKMGLKVLPVINKIDLLTADIEKTKKEIKEIIGIKSQKILKCSAKTGLGVKKIIENLIKIIPPPKGNINTFLQALIIDSWFDNYLGVVGLICIKNGQIYKGMKIVIMNTKKKYFVDKIGIFTPKKIELDNLKCGEVGWIVLGIKNINDVPVGATITSYTKPATSILDGFKKSIPKVFAGLFPAISNEYQTFSNALKKLSLNDSSLFFEPENSDILGFGFRCGFLGLLHMEIIQQRLLQEYNIDIIMTTPTVKYQIKTINKKILYVDNPSKFPLFHLIKEIKEPILKCKILSPIKYIGKIIKLCILKNGVQVDIIYHDNNVILIYEIPMIEVIINFFDQLKSITKGYASLDYNFIKFKKSDLVCMNVLINKKCVDALTTIIYKKKIYSYGRILVEKLKKLIPRQQFDIIIQAVIGKKIISSTTIKQLRKNVIAKCYGGDISRKKKLIQKQKEGKKRMKNFGNVLLPSSIFLAILQITK, encoded by the coding sequence ATGAAAAATATTCGTAATTTTTCAATTATTGCTCATATTGATCATGGTAAATCAACATTAGCAGATAGATTAATAGAAATATGTGGTGGATTATCAAAAAGAGAAATGACATCTCAAGTTTTGGATAGTATGATTTTAGAAAAAGAAAGAGGTATTACAATAAAAGCACAAAGTGTTTCTTTAAGTTATAAAACTAAGAATAATAATTTATATAAATTAAATTTTATTGATACACCAGGACATGTTGATTTTTCTTATGAAGTTTCTAGATCTTTATCAGCATGTGAAGGTGCTTTATTATTAGTAGATGCTACCCAAGGTATAGAAGCACAAACTTTATCTAATTGTAATACTGCTTTTAAAATGGGATTAAAAGTCTTACCTGTAATTAATAAAATTGATTTATTAACTGCAGATATTGAAAAAACAAAAAAAGAAATAAAAGAAATTATAGGAATTAAATCTCAAAAAATTTTAAAATGTTCAGCTAAAACTGGATTAGGAGTTAAAAAAATAATAGAAAATTTAATTAAAATTATTCCACCACCTAAAGGTAATATTAATACATTTTTACAAGCTTTAATTATAGATTCATGGTTTGATAATTATTTAGGAGTTGTAGGATTAATTTGTATTAAAAATGGACAAATTTATAAAGGAATGAAAATAGTAATAATGAATACAAAAAAAAAATATTTTGTAGATAAAATTGGTATTTTTACACCTAAAAAAATAGAATTAGATAATTTAAAATGTGGTGAAGTAGGTTGGATAGTATTAGGTATAAAAAATATAAATGATGTCCCTGTAGGAGCTACAATAACGTCATATACAAAACCTGCTACTTCTATATTAGATGGTTTTAAAAAAAGTATTCCTAAAGTTTTTGCTGGATTATTTCCAGCTATATCTAATGAATATCAAACATTTAGTAATGCATTAAAAAAATTAAGTTTAAATGATTCTTCTTTATTTTTTGAACCAGAAAATTCTGATATATTAGGTTTTGGGTTTAGATGTGGTTTTTTAGGTTTATTACATATGGAAATTATACAACAACGTTTATTACAAGAATATAATATAGATATTATTATGACTACACCTACTGTAAAATATCAAATAAAAACAATAAATAAAAAAATTTTATATGTAGATAATCCATCAAAATTTCCTTTATTTCATTTAATAAAAGAAATAAAAGAACCTATTTTAAAATGTAAAATTTTATCTCCTATAAAATATATAGGTAAGATTATTAAATTATGTATTTTAAAAAATGGAGTACAAGTAGACATAATATATCATGACAATAATGTAATTTTAATTTATGAAATACCTATGATTGAAGTTATTATAAATTTTTTTGATCAATTAAAATCTATTACAAAAGGATATGCATCTTTAGATTATAATTTTATAAAATTTAAAAAATCTGATTTAGTTTGTATGAATGTATTAATTAATAAAAAATGTGTTGATGCACTAACAACAATTATATATAAAAAAAAAATATATTCTTATGGTCGTATATTGGTAGAAAAATTAAAAAAACTAATACCTAGACAACAATTTGATATTATTATTCAAGCAGTAATTGGGAAAAAAATTATTTCTAGTACTACTATTAAACAATTACGTAAAAATGTTATTGCTAAATGTTATGGTGGAGATATTAGTAGAAAAAAAAAATTAATTCAAAAACAAAAAGAAGGGAAAAAACGTATGAAAAATTTTGGAAATGTTTTATTACCATCTTCAATTTTTTTAGCTATATTACAAATAACAAAATAA